CGAGCTAGAAGTCGCTGGACGCAGATTCGTGCCGCTCGATATCGACCTGCACGACACGGCGGTGCTCACCGGCCCGAACATGGGCGGCAAGAGCGTTTCGTTGCAGACGTGCGGTTTTGTCGCGCTCTGCGTCGCCTTCGGTCTGCCGGTTCCGGCGATCGGGGCTCGCGTGGGTCTCTTCGATCACGTCGCGTGGCTTGGGCTGGGGCGGGAGGCGCAGATTGGTGGTCTGCTCTCCTCGTTTGCGCGAGAGGTCTTGGAGCTCAGAGCGATACTCGCGCGCCGCGCGCCTCGCCTCTTGATCTTCGTCGATGAGTTTGCGCGCACGACCACGCCTCACGAGGGGCGTGCGCTTTTGGTGGCGCTGCTTGCGCGGCTGCGCCAGCGCGGCGCCTGCGGAATGGTGGCGACGCACCTCGCGGGCATCGCGAGCGTCGCCGGTACGCGACATTTCGCGGTTCGTGGTCTACGGGATATGCCGGCACGACCGCAGACGGCGGAAATCCCCGCGGCGCTCGCCGCGCTCGCTCAAGCAATGGATTACACGATCGAGGAAGTTCACGGCGACGAAGCTCCTCGGGCCGACGCCGTCGCGCTCACGGCGCTGCTTGGCATCGATGATGATTTTGTTGAGGCCGCATATCGCGCGCTCGCGCAATGAACTGCGTTCTCGCGCTGCGAACGTGAACGGCTAATGGATCCGCTCGTGATCACGTGCGCGCCGGTGGGCGCCGAGTTGCGTCCCGATCAGACGCCATATCTACCGTACACACCGCAACTGCTGGGCGAAACGGCGAAGGCGGTGCGCGAGGCCGGAGCGTCGATCATTCACGTCCACTGCCGCAACGACGACGGCACGAATACCCACAGCGTGGAACGGTTTCGGGAAGCCTACGATTCAATTCGCGCGCAGAGTGACCTCGTGGTGCAGTTCTCATCCGGCGGGGCGATCGGAATGACTCCGGAAGAACGGGCAGCGCCCCTCGCGCTTCGGCCCGAGATGGCGACCTTGACGTGCGGCAGCGTGAATTTCGGCGACGACATCTTTGAAAACAGCTTTCCAATCATGCGCGGCATACTTAAAAAGATGAACGAGTACGGCGTTCGTCCCGAGCTTGAAATTTTCGATAAGGGGCACATTAGCAACGCGCGCAAGCTCGCGCGCGAGCGGCTGCTCTCACTGCCGCAACACGTCGACCTCGTGCTCGGAGTTCCGGGTGGCCTCGACGCGACGGTGCAAAATCTCGCCGACCTGGTCGATGCCTTGCCGGCCGGATGCACGTGGTCGGTTGCCGGAATTGGCCGTCAGCAGCTGCCGATGGCGATGGCCGCCATCGCCATGGGCGGCCACGTCCGGGTAGGATTGGAAGACAATATTTACTACAGTCGCGGGCGCTTGGCGCGTAACGAAGAGCTCGTCGCACGCGTCGCGCGCATCGCGGGCGAGGCCGGCCGGCCGGTCGCTACACCGAACCAAGCGAGAAAAGTCCTAGGCCTGGAGCCGCTGGCGGCGGGGAGAGAGCCCGCTTAACGTCCAATAACGGCGCCCACATTGTTCACCTACGTCGTGCGCCGGACGCTTCAGGCTATTCCGCTGCTGTTCGCGATCTCGATCATCCTCTACGGCATTTTGTACAACATGCCGGGAGGACCGCTTGCGCCGTATCTGCAGAATCCGCATATTACGGCGGCCGACATTGCCCGTCTGCGGCACAACCTTGGCATGGACCAGCCGGTGCCGATTCAATACATCAAGTGGCTCGGGCACGTGCTCGTGGGTGATTTTGGCTACTCGACGAGCAACTCCGAGCCCGTCTTTGCGGCGCTGATCGAACGTTTTCCGGCGACGCTGGAGCTAATGGGCGCGTCGCTGGTGA
This Candidatus Eremiobacterota bacterium DNA region includes the following protein-coding sequences:
- a CDS encoding 3-keto-5-aminohexanoate cleavage protein, producing the protein MDPLVITCAPVGAELRPDQTPYLPYTPQLLGETAKAVREAGASIIHVHCRNDDGTNTHSVERFREAYDSIRAQSDLVVQFSSGGAIGMTPEERAAPLALRPEMATLTCGSVNFGDDIFENSFPIMRGILKKMNEYGVRPELEIFDKGHISNARKLARERLLSLPQHVDLVLGVPGGLDATVQNLADLVDALPAGCTWSVAGIGRQQLPMAMAAIAMGGHVRVGLEDNIYYSRGRLARNEELVARVARIAGEAGRPVATPNQARKVLGLEPLAAGREPA